A portion of the Papilio machaon chromosome Z, ilPapMach1.1, whole genome shotgun sequence genome contains these proteins:
- the LOC106717099 gene encoding retinaldehyde-binding protein 1: MQSANILLTVSTTLGTGNEKCEDDLMSPTPGDYMAVAARELRETSSTKEQALNIMREWIQKNHDIRNVRQDDNFLLRFLRYKKYSIPMAQQTLLKYLSLRKYYPECFTNLDYEEPNVAEILNSGYIVVSPVRDNKGRRVIVYNISKFNANKFTCWDMCRVHIVVYESLLDDPVDQIMGFTHVGEGTGVTAAHVTAWNPSDFGRMLKWGEQSLPMRQKDFHLVNIPPALKYIIDFAVSKVSTKMAQRLNIHTNLKQLHKNLNVACLPTSYGGPLQLQDMISYTRQLLSYQKKKLLALDDMEILSTRGITSSRNRPIIKDGTVSIEGSFRKLDID; this comes from the exons ATGCAGTCAGCAAATATTCTGCTTACTGTGAGTACAACATTGGGGACCGGCAATGAAAAATGTGAAGACGATCTTATGAGCCCCACACCCGGGGACTACATGGCGGTCGCGGCTCGGGAGCTACGGGAAACATCATCAACTAAAGAACAGGCCCTCAATATCATGAGGGAATGGATACAGAAGAATCATGACATAAGAAACGTTAGACAAG ACGACAactttttattacgttttcttCGTTATAAGAAATACAGTATTCCAATGGCTCAACAgacattgttaaaatatctaaGTTTAAGGAAATACTATCCAGAGTGTTTCACCAACCTCGACTATGAAGAGCCTAATGTTGCTGAAATATTGAACAGTGG ataCATTGTGGTATCACCAGTTCGTGATAACAAGGGGCGACGTGTCATCgtttataacataa GTAAGTTCAACGCTAACAAATTCACATGCTGGGATATGTGCCGCGTGCATATAGTCGTATATGAGAGCCTGTTGGACGACCCGGTAGATCAAATAATGGGTTTCACACACGTTGGAGAAGGTACAGGAGTAACCGCTGCTCACGTCACCGCCTGGAACCCATCTGACTTCGGTAGAATGTTGAAGTGGGGAGAG caATCACTTCCGATGCGACAGAAGGATTTCCACCTCGTCAATATCCCGCCCgcacttaaatatattatcgATTTTGCAGTAAGCAAAGTATCAACTAAAATGGCACAAAGACTTAat atTCATACGAACCTTAAACAGCTGcataaaaatttgaatgtcGCTTGTTTACCTACGTCTTACGGTGGTCCTTTGCAACTTCAAGACATGATCTCTTACACAAGACAACTGCTCTCATATCAGAAGAAGAAACTTCTAGCTTTGGACGACATGGAGATATTAAGCACCAGAGGGATTACTTCTTCCAGAAACAGGCCCATTATCAAGGATGGTACTGTTTCAATAGAAGGAAGCTTTAGAAAATtagatatagattaa